ctgcctcagcctcccgagtagctgggactacaggcatgcgccatcatgcccggctaattttttctatatatattagtttgccaattaaattctttctatttatagtagagacgggatctcgctcttgctcaggctggtttcgaactcctgacctccagcaatccgcccgcctcggcctctcagagagctaggattacaggcgtgagccaccacgcccggcccctttcttttgcctttaaaagaaattaaaattatccttGTCTTTCCTgtgatactaaaaaaaaaaaaaaaaagaaattaaaattagaatctgGCTGGGCAGggtgtataatatatatacaaaaaattagccgggcatagtggcgcgtgcctgtagtcccagctactcgggaggctgaggcaggaggatcgcttgagcccaggagactgaggttgctgtgagctaggctgacgccacggcactcactctagcctgggcaacagagtgcgactctgtctcataaaaaaaaaaaagaatcttttcgTGGGCCCTCCACACTTCACCTACGGTGTCTATCAGGTAAGTTGACCCTGCGGTGTGATTCTGGGAATcgcagcagtgaacaaaacccAGTGCTTGCCTccttggagcttacattctagttagTGAGAAACGGACAACAAACAAAACCCGTGCCTTTAGCATGCAAGGTGCTAAGGAGGAAACTAAGGGGAATGGGGAGTGTTGGTAATTTTGATATAAAGGACACCAAAGGCTTCACTAGGAAAGTTCGATTCGAACAAAAGAGTGAGGAAAACCTGGGGACAAAACAGCCGTATACGTGAGAGAAGTGCAGTTCAAGATGAAAAATAGCACCAAAAAGAAATCTCAGCTTAACGTGCCCTTAAGTATCGCTTCCAGAGCTTTATACTTCCACGGCCTACGAGCGAGGCCGCCGCAATCGCCATTTTGCTTCCGGGCACCAGTCGCGGCCGGGCCTACACGTCACTGCCATCCCTTTCCCATTCCTCAGTCTCGGTGCCGGCTTGCTTCACCTCCGATTGAACGGCAGAGGGCGCCCAGTGGCGGCTGAGGGGAGCGACGGGGCATCGCGCGCATCTGCCCTCACCCAAGATGGCGGCCAGAACCTCGCTAGGTCCCACCGCGCGGCGTGCGCATGCCTAGCTCGCCCGCTCGGCGTCGCGCTCGGGGGCGGGTCTACGGTGGGAGGGGGACGCGCTCCCTGGGGTCCTGTCTCAGGTCGGCGGGGCCACAGCTGCAGCCACCGCCGCCTCCGCCGTCACTCCCAGACtgtggaggggaggatggagtCGGTGACCGTCGCTGCCGACGGTGGGGACAGGTCGGGGGCCTCAGCAGGCTCAGGCCTGTCGGCTTCCCAGCGCCGGGCCGAACTGCGGCGGAGGAAGCTGCTCATGAACTCGGAACAGCGCATCAACCGGATCATGGGCTTCCACAGGCCCGCGAGCGGCGCGGGTGAGTCTCCCTTTCCTCTCAGCCTCCCGTCACCCCTTTAAATCTTCAGGATCCTTcttccccgcccccgcccccactcgGTCGACCTTACTGACCAAGCCCTGCTCTCTgacctcctccctgtccccgccCCTTAGCCGGTAGCCCAAGTTCACTCCTTGACCCCGGGAGCTTTCTAGTCGCGCCCCCAGCTTTCCAGGGCTGCGTCCGCCGCGGCTGCGAAGCCCTGTCTCCTGAAACCCTCCAGCCGGTTTCCTTGGAGGGCCCCTTtctgccctgcccacaccctcgCCTTCCGTGAAGGGCGCACATTTTATCCCCAGACTTCTTCGCCCACTGCGCCCCTCGGGCACGCCGCTTCCCTGTCTTAACATTCCAAGTGCCTTCCCTTCCAGTGCCTTCCCTAGCATCTGCCGCCTTTTGTCTTTTCCTGTATAATTCTTCTCCGTCCCCATCGGCTTGTCTTCACTCAACTACCACCTAGTCCTTCCTACGTGGGTCAGACTCCTAGCTCAGTTCTGTGTTCAGCGCCCTCCACACTGTCACCTGTGGGCTTTCTAGAAGAGGTGGGGAAAGTAGGAGTGAGCATTCTGTGTGACCCCAACAAGTGTGACATGCATGCCTGAGGTTTCCTCTCTTCATTAGCGCAGGTTGATGTGATTGGTGTTTAGAACTGCATTTAAGCCTAAAAGGACAGTTTCTAATTCCTCCCCAAAGACATGTCCAGTgagattcttaaaaaaattttttttcatgtgaataTAATTGAACACTTAGTATGCCCTTAGTATTCCATTGTTTCCTTTAATAATTGACCTTTTGTCGCTGGTCGCAAGCTCCTTAGATCTTTGTGACTTGTTCTGTGAGGCTTTAGATACATACCTCTGAACTTCTGGACAGTTCAATGAGATGTAAGAGCACCATTTCAAATTCTCCTAGAACAAAAGTTAGAAGGAATGTTTTTCTATCAGGATAGTTATTCTTTCCCATTTATTGGTGTTTCTTGAGgtaatttctatattttgttcttttgctttgaaaattttatacctttaaaggtttttttgttttgttttgtttttgtttttaaaaaaacgacAGCAACATCCTAAAACTGCTGAAGTGCCTACTAATGGCTGCCTTACTACATAAACAGTAGCTGTAGGGTGTGCCACACCCTATGCTCACAGGGATCTGGATTCAGAAATCAGATTTTAAAGTACAGATTTTTAAAGGCtttaatagttttatgtttttaaccaTATAAGCTAGAGCAGGCAATGCAGTCATATTTCTGGGATATATAATCCATGAAAATTTGGTCTTTACAGCTTGCTTCATCCCTGAATATCTTTCCCAATTTGTTAACTACTCTTATCTCCTACCATAAAGTTTGGGTTATTTCCTGTGCAGGAATACTTTTTAGGTGATACATTTTGAGGATGTAGAGACACTAATCTTTGTTTTACAAAGAATcaatcagtatttatttatttatttacttatttttttttttttgagacagagtctcgctttgttgcccaggctagggcaACAAAGTGCCCTACaacagagtgccgtggcgtcagcctagctcacagcaacctcaaactcctgggctcaagtaatcctcctgccttagcctcccgagttgctgggactataggcatgcgccaccatgcccgactaatttttttctgtatatattagttagccaattaatttctttctatttatagtagagacggggtcttgctcaggctggtttgtaactcccgaccttgagcgatccgcccatctcggccttccagagtgccaggattacaggcgtgagccaccacgcctggcatgcagcagcatatttttaaatattaacatgtaAGATGTTTGCCAGTAAAGTACATAaggcttttaaatttcttttctcagaagaagaaaatcaaacaaaatcaaAGCAGCAGGACAGTGATAAACTGAACTCCCTCAGCGTTCCTTCAGTTTCAAAGCGAGTAGTGCTGGGTGATTCGGTCAGCACAGGAACGACTGACCAGCAGGGTGCTGTGGCTGAGGTAAAGGGGACCCAAGTGGGAGACAAATTGGACTCTTTCGTTAAATCACCCGAGTGCAATAATGATGTCAACCTTGAGCTTCGGCAGCGGAACAGAGGGGACCCGACAGCAGACACCGTCCAGAGGGGTTCTCGCCATGGCCTAGAACAGTACCTTTCCAGATTTGAAGAAGCAATGAAGCTAAGGAAACAGCTGATTAGTGAAAAACCCAATCAAGAGGATGGAAGTACAACAGAAGAGTTTGATTCTTTTCGAATATTTAGATTGGTGGGATGTGCTCTTCTTGCTCTTGGAGTCAGAGCCTTTGTTTGCAAATACTTGGTAAGAAAAGAGCTGTAAACTATTAACTAACttaatggaaaatggaaattgaTTATAATAGTGAGTGCTTTCAATCCATAGAATCATTACCAATATTAACTTAATATCTACTAGATCCACGTGGCTGTTTGTAGATGTATTATAAACTTTGTCATTCATCTTAGTTATAGAATGAGGTGTTCTGATTAAATATAGAGCCTAATGATGATAATTACATTTGGCTCTTCATATCTGCGTGTTCTGTAACATTGGTTCTGCTTCCATGGCTTCAACCatctgtggatcaaaaatatttggggagaaaaataaaaaattaaaaataaaacaaaaaatacaaataaaaagatccAGTATAAAAactatagccgggcgcggtggctcacgcctgtaatcctagctctctgggaggctgaggcgggtggattgctcgaggtcgggagttcgaaactagcctgagcaagagcgagaccccgtctctactataaatagaaagaaactaattggccaactaatatatatataaaaaaaaaaaaattagccgggcatggtggctcatgcctgtagtcccagctacttgggaggctgagacagaaggatcgcttgagcccaggagtttgaggttgctgtgagctaggctgacgccatggcactcactctagcctaggcaacaaagcgagactctgtctcaaaaaaaaaaaaaaaaaacaaaacaaaactatatatacagcatttacattgtattagatgtCATAAGTCATCTAGAAGTGATTTAAGGTATATGAGAGGAAGTGTGTAGATTATATGCAGATACTACACCATTTTAAATAAGGGACTTGAGTGTCTGTGGAGTTTGGTATCTGAAGGAGTTCCTGGAACCAATATTCCT
This window of the Microcebus murinus isolate Inina chromosome 21, M.murinus_Inina_mat1.0, whole genome shotgun sequence genome carries:
- the CAMLG gene encoding guided entry of tail-anchored proteins factor CAMLG isoform X2, with amino-acid sequence MESVTVAADGGDRSGASAGSGLSASQRRAELRRRKLLMNSEQRINRIMGFHRPASGAEENQTKSKQQDSDKLNSLSVPSVSKRVVLGDSVSTGTTDQQGAVAEVKGTQVGDKLDSFVKSPECNNDVNLELRQRNRGDPTADTVQRGSRHGLEQYLSRFEEAMKLRKQLISEKPNQEDGSTTEEFDSFRIFRLVGCALLALGVRAFVCKYLSIFAPFLTLQLAYMGLYKYFPKGEKKIKTTVLTAALLLSGIPAEVINRSMDTYSKMGEVFTDLCVYFFTFIFCHELLDYWGSEVP
- the CAMLG gene encoding guided entry of tail-anchored proteins factor CAMLG isoform X1, with protein sequence MESVTVAADGGDRSGASAGSGLSASQRRAELRRRKLLMNSEQRINRIMGFHRPASGAEEENQTKSKQQDSDKLNSLSVPSVSKRVVLGDSVSTGTTDQQGAVAEVKGTQVGDKLDSFVKSPECNNDVNLELRQRNRGDPTADTVQRGSRHGLEQYLSRFEEAMKLRKQLISEKPNQEDGSTTEEFDSFRIFRLVGCALLALGVRAFVCKYLSIFAPFLTLQLAYMGLYKYFPKGEKKIKTTVLTAALLLSGIPAEVINRSMDTYSKMGEVFTDLCVYFFTFIFCHELLDYWGSEVP
- the CAMLG gene encoding guided entry of tail-anchored proteins factor CAMLG isoform X3, translated to MESVTVAADGGDRSGASAGSGLSASQRRAELRRRKLLMNSEQRINRIMGFHRPASGAEEENQTKSKQQDSDKLNSLSVPSVSKRVVLGDSVSTGTTDQQGAVAEVKGTQVGDKLDSFVKSPECNNDVNLELRQRNRGDPTADTVQRGSRHGLEQYLSRFEEAMKLRKQLISEKPNQEDGSTTEEFDSFRIFRLVGCALLALGVRAFVCKYLGEKKIKTTVLTAALLLSGIPAEVINRSMDTYSKMGEVFTDLCVYFFTFIFCHELLDYWGSEVP